One stretch of Chelonia mydas isolate rCheMyd1 chromosome 21, rCheMyd1.pri.v2, whole genome shotgun sequence DNA includes these proteins:
- the MLN gene encoding promotilin isoform X1, whose protein sequence is MVSRKVVASLLVMYVVAMLAEQTEGYLAFFTRSDIERMQLQEKERNKAQKKSLMLQKRSEGREVTELSDVEGVDEGEIIKLTAPGEIGMRLNARQLEKYQHVLEELLTEMLLDARNGTLTDVLRPRRAG, encoded by the exons ATGGTTTCCAGGAAGGTGGTGGCTTCTCTGCTGGTGATGTACGTGGTGGCCATGCTGGCTGAACAGACTGAAGGCTACCTAGCCTTCTTCACTCGCAGCGACATCGAGAGGATGCAG CTCCAGGAGAAAGAGAGGAACAAAGCGCAAAAGAAATCCCTGATGTTGCAGAAGCGATCGGAAGGCAGAGAAGTCACCGAGCTCTCTGACGTGGAGGGTGTGGACGAGGGCGAGATCATCAAG CTGACTGCTCCTGGAGAAATTGGAATGCGGCTCAACGCTAGGCAGCTGGAAAAATACCAGCACGTCCTGGAGGAACTGCTAACTGAGATGCTACTGGACGCTCGAAATGGTACT TTAACTGATGTCCTCAGACCCAGAAGAGCAGGGTGA
- the MLN gene encoding promotilin isoform X2 — MVSRKVVASLLVMYVVAMLAEQTEGYLAFFTRSDIERMQLQEKERNKAQKKSLMLQKRSEGREVTELSDVEGVDEGEIIKLTAPGEIGMRLNARQLEKYQHVLEELLTEMLLDARNVN; from the exons ATGGTTTCCAGGAAGGTGGTGGCTTCTCTGCTGGTGATGTACGTGGTGGCCATGCTGGCTGAACAGACTGAAGGCTACCTAGCCTTCTTCACTCGCAGCGACATCGAGAGGATGCAG CTCCAGGAGAAAGAGAGGAACAAAGCGCAAAAGAAATCCCTGATGTTGCAGAAGCGATCGGAAGGCAGAGAAGTCACCGAGCTCTCTGACGTGGAGGGTGTGGACGAGGGCGAGATCATCAAG CTGACTGCTCCTGGAGAAATTGGAATGCGGCTCAACGCTAGGCAGCTGGAAAAATACCAGCACGTCCTGGAGGAACTGCTAACTGAGATGCTACTGGACGCTCGAAATG TTAACTGA